In a genomic window of Comamonadaceae bacterium OTU4NAUVB1:
- the guaD gene encoding guanine deaminase, translating to MKKAYRASLLRFDGDGRALYDTDGLLVVAPDAQGRWRVVDAGDHASVAPRHADAHVTHWPGRILAPGFVDMHIHFPQTDIIGAPSEGLLPWLENYTFPAESRFADPVHAAEVAEVFLDELLRNGVTTALTFATSHVASVDAFFAAAQRRGLRMISGKVLQDRHSPDGVRDETAQSLADTESLIRRWHDVDRLGYAITPRFAPTSTEAQLEGAGELAAKYPDTWIHSHVAENKDEVKWARELFPHARSYLDVYRGFGLMRERAVYAHCIHFDDDDRRLMRETKTAAAVSPTSNLFLGSGFFDVEGADRVGMRYGLASDVGGGTSFSPFTTMMAAYYVGREGQTKPGVSIAPSQLWWRHTGGAARALGLDGVIGNLQPGCEADFVVIDPGATPLLARKTALAQNLEELLFSMIVLGDDRLIERTVISQAG from the coding sequence ATGAAAAAAGCCTATCGCGCCTCCCTCCTGCGCTTCGACGGCGACGGCCGCGCCCTGTACGACACCGACGGCCTGCTGGTCGTCGCGCCCGACGCGCAGGGCCGCTGGCGCGTGGTCGACGCCGGCGACCATGCCAGCGTCGCGCCGCGTCACGCCGACGCCCATGTCACGCACTGGCCGGGTCGCATCCTGGCGCCCGGCTTCGTCGACATGCACATCCACTTCCCGCAGACCGACATCATCGGCGCGCCCTCGGAGGGGTTGCTGCCCTGGCTGGAGAACTACACCTTCCCGGCCGAGAGCCGCTTCGCCGACCCGGTGCACGCGGCCGAGGTGGCCGAGGTGTTCCTCGACGAGCTGCTGCGCAACGGCGTCACCACGGCGCTGACCTTCGCGACCTCGCACGTGGCCTCGGTCGATGCCTTCTTCGCCGCCGCGCAGCGCCGTGGCCTGCGCATGATCAGCGGCAAGGTGCTGCAGGACCGCCACTCGCCCGACGGCGTGCGCGACGAGACCGCGCAGAGCCTGGCCGACACCGAATCGCTGATCCGCCGCTGGCACGACGTCGACCGCCTGGGCTACGCCATCACGCCGCGGTTCGCGCCCACCAGCACCGAGGCGCAGCTCGAAGGCGCCGGCGAACTGGCGGCGAAGTACCCGGACACCTGGATCCACTCCCACGTCGCCGAGAACAAGGACGAGGTGAAGTGGGCGCGCGAGCTGTTCCCGCACGCGCGCTCCTACCTCGACGTCTACCGCGGCTTCGGCCTGATGCGCGAGCGCGCGGTGTACGCCCACTGCATCCACTTCGACGACGACGATCGCCGCCTGATGCGGGAGACGAAGACCGCCGCCGCCGTCAGCCCGACGAGCAACCTGTTCCTGGGCAGCGGCTTCTTCGACGTCGAGGGCGCCGACCGCGTCGGCATGCGCTACGGGCTGGCCAGCGACGTCGGGGGCGGCACCAGCTTCAGTCCGTTCACGACCATGATGGCGGCGTACTACGTCGGCCGCGAAGGGCAGACCAAGCCCGGCGTGAGCATCGCCCCGTCGCAGCTGTGGTGGCGCCACACCGGCGGCGCGGCGCGGGCGCTGGGACTCGACGGCGTCATCGGCAACCTGCAGCCCGGCTGCGAGGCCGACTTCGTCGTCATCGACCCCGGAGCCACGCCGCTGCTCGCGCGCAAGACCGCGCTGGCGCAGAACCTGGAGGAGCTGCTGTTCTCCATGATCGTGCTGGGCGACGACCGACTGATCGAGCGCACCGTGATCTCGCAGGCCGGCTGA
- the dcd gene encoding dCTP deaminase codes for MSIKSDKWIRRMAEQTGMIEPFEPGQVRERDGGKIISYGTSSYGYDIRCAPEFKVFTNIHSTVVDPKNFDEKSFVDFHGDSCIIPPNSFALARTVEYFRIPRNVLTICLGKSTYARCGIIVNVTPFEPEWEGYVTLEFSNTTPLPAKIYAGEGCAQVLFFESDKDDVCEVSYKDRGGKYQGQRGVTLPRA; via the coding sequence ATGAGCATCAAGAGCGACAAGTGGATCCGGCGCATGGCCGAGCAGACCGGCATGATCGAGCCCTTCGAGCCCGGCCAGGTCCGTGAGCGGGACGGCGGCAAGATCATCAGCTACGGCACGTCGAGCTACGGCTACGACATCCGCTGCGCCCCGGAATTCAAGGTCTTCACGAACATCCACAGCACGGTGGTGGATCCCAAGAACTTCGACGAGAAGAGCTTCGTCGATTTCCACGGCGACAGCTGCATCATCCCGCCCAACAGCTTCGCGCTGGCGCGCACCGTCGAGTACTTCCGCATCCCGCGCAACGTGCTGACCATCTGCCTGGGCAAGAGCACCTACGCGCGCTGCGGCATCATCGTCAACGTGACCCCGTTCGAGCCCGAGTGGGAGGGCTACGTGACCCTGGAGTTCAGCAACACGACCCCGCTGCCGGCGAAGATCTACGCCGGCGAGGGCTGCGCCCAGGTGCTGTTCTTCGAGAGCGACAAGGACGATGTCTGCGAGGTCAGCTACAAGGACCGTGGCGGCAAGTACCAGGGTCAGCGCGGCGTCACGCTGCCGCGCGCCTGA
- a CDS encoding neutral zinc metallopeptidase gives MKWEGNEQSDNVEDRRGSGGGGFPIGGRSVGIGTVAVALVAGWVFGINPLTVLGLLSGGGEQAQVQQQGPAQKPPPEDREAAFVSTVLKNTEVVWSDIFRQNGGSYQAPRLVLFRGVTPTACGTGESAMGPFYCPGDKKVYIDLGFYDTLKNQLGAPGEFAQAYVIAHEVGHHVQDELGITAKVDAARGRMSQTQNNAMSVRVELQADCFAGVWAHHSQQSKQWLDPGDIEAAMNAARKIGDDALQRSAGRAVVPDSFTHGSSAQRQRWFGNGYQSGDIKSCDTFSTQSL, from the coding sequence ATGAAGTGGGAAGGCAACGAGCAGTCTGACAACGTCGAGGATCGCCGCGGCAGCGGGGGCGGCGGATTCCCGATCGGCGGGCGCAGCGTGGGCATCGGGACCGTGGCGGTGGCGCTCGTCGCCGGCTGGGTGTTCGGCATCAACCCGCTGACCGTCCTCGGGCTCTTGAGCGGCGGCGGCGAGCAGGCGCAGGTCCAGCAGCAGGGTCCGGCACAGAAACCGCCACCCGAGGACCGCGAGGCGGCCTTCGTCTCGACCGTGCTGAAGAACACCGAAGTGGTGTGGAGCGACATCTTCCGGCAGAACGGCGGCAGCTACCAGGCGCCCCGGCTGGTGCTGTTCCGGGGCGTCACGCCCACGGCGTGCGGCACCGGCGAATCGGCGATGGGTCCGTTCTACTGTCCGGGCGACAAGAAGGTCTACATCGACCTGGGTTTCTACGACACCCTGAAGAACCAGCTCGGCGCGCCGGGCGAATTCGCGCAGGCCTACGTGATCGCGCACGAGGTCGGCCACCATGTGCAGGACGAGCTCGGCATCACCGCCAAGGTCGACGCCGCGCGTGGCCGCATGAGCCAGACCCAGAACAACGCGATGAGCGTGCGCGTCGAACTGCAGGCCGACTGCTTCGCCGGCGTGTGGGCGCACCATTCGCAGCAATCCAAGCAGTGGCTCGACCCGGGCGACATCGAGGCGGCCATGAACGCCGCGCGCAAGATCGGCGACGACGCCCTGCAGCGCTCGGCCGGCCGGGCCGTCGTGCCCGACAGCTTCACGCACGGCTCCAGCGCCCAGCGCCAGCGCTGGTTCGGCAACGGCTATCAGAGCGGCGACATCAAATCCTGCGACACGTTCTCCACGCAAAGTCTCTGA
- a CDS encoding DEAD/DEAH box helicase: MTSSFSNLSLAEPLARAVAEMGYETMTPIQEQAIPVVLSGQDVMGAAQTGTGKTAAFSLPLLQRMLKHENASMSPARHPVRALVLLPTRELADQVAQQVKLYAKYTNLRSAVVFGGMDMKPQTLELKKGVEVLVATPGRLLDHIEAKNAVLNQVEYVVLDEADRMLDIGFLPDLQRILSYLPQQRTTLLFSATFSPEIKRLAGSYLQNPVTIEVARPNETASTVEQRFFSVGDDDKRRALKQIVRQRGITQAFVFVNSKLGCARLARSLEREGMKTTALHGDKSQDERLKALDAFKKGEVDLLVCTDVAARGLDIKDVPAVFNFDIPFNAEDYVHRIGRTGRAGASGLAVSFASGGNDARLVADIEKLIKKPIELEAMEFEEDRPRGRINDGRRHWREEGETGDVRDALDTLTEVPPPRERGGNGNGNGNGNGNGVSRAGGVRSARGASASRDPFFEQPYETPQREAEPAWEASAKTAPAARGISANIKPRRKVAALFKAAAPRAVEPQAADEPRAAESDRQPN; this comes from the coding sequence ATGACAAGCTCTTTTTCCAATCTCTCGCTGGCCGAACCGCTGGCGCGCGCCGTGGCCGAAATGGGCTACGAAACCATGACACCGATCCAGGAGCAGGCCATTCCGGTCGTGCTGTCGGGACAGGACGTGATGGGCGCGGCGCAGACCGGCACCGGCAAGACGGCGGCGTTCTCGCTGCCCCTGCTCCAGCGGATGCTCAAGCACGAGAACGCCTCGATGTCGCCCGCGCGCCATCCCGTGCGTGCCCTGGTGCTGCTGCCCACGCGCGAGCTGGCCGACCAGGTCGCCCAGCAGGTCAAGCTCTACGCCAAGTACACGAACCTGCGCAGCGCCGTGGTGTTCGGCGGCATGGACATGAAGCCGCAGACGCTGGAGCTGAAGAAGGGCGTCGAGGTGCTGGTCGCCACGCCCGGCCGGCTGCTCGACCACATCGAGGCCAAGAACGCGGTGCTCAACCAGGTCGAGTACGTCGTGCTCGACGAGGCCGACCGCATGCTCGACATCGGCTTCCTGCCCGACCTGCAGCGCATCCTGAGCTACCTTCCCCAGCAGCGCACGACGCTGTTGTTCTCGGCCACGTTCTCGCCCGAGATCAAGCGCCTGGCCGGCAGCTACCTGCAGAACCCCGTCACCATCGAGGTCGCGCGCCCCAACGAGACGGCCTCGACCGTCGAGCAGCGCTTCTTCAGCGTCGGTGACGACGACAAGCGCCGCGCGCTCAAGCAGATCGTGCGTCAGCGCGGCATCACCCAGGCCTTCGTCTTCGTCAACAGCAAGCTCGGCTGCGCGCGGCTGGCTCGCTCGCTGGAGCGCGAAGGCATGAAGACCACCGCCCTGCACGGCGACAAGAGCCAGGACGAGCGCCTGAAGGCCCTCGACGCCTTCAAGAAGGGCGAGGTCGACCTGCTGGTGTGCACCGACGTCGCCGCGCGCGGCCTGGACATCAAGGACGTACCGGCGGTCTTCAACTTCGACATCCCGTTCAACGCCGAGGACTATGTGCACCGCATCGGTCGCACCGGCCGCGCCGGTGCGTCGGGCCTGGCGGTGAGCTTCGCGAGCGGCGGCAACGACGCGCGCCTGGTGGCCGACATCGAGAAGCTGATCAAGAAGCCGATCGAACTCGAGGCGATGGAGTTCGAGGAGGACCGTCCGCGCGGTCGCATCAACGACGGACGCCGTCACTGGCGCGAGGAGGGCGAGACCGGCGACGTGCGCGACGCGCTCGACACGCTGACCGAGGTACCGCCTCCGCGCGAGCGTGGCGGCAACGGCAACGGCAACGGCAACGGCAACGGCAACGGCGTTTCGCGCGCCGGCGGCGTGCGGTCCGCGCGCGGCGCCTCGGCGTCGCGCGACCCGTTCTTCGAGCAGCCCTACGAGACCCCGCAGCGCGAGGCCGAGCCCGCCTGGGAAGCCTCGGCGAAGACCGCGCCGGCCGCGCGCGGCATTTCCGCCAACATCAAGCCGCGCCGCAAGGTCGCCGCGCTGTTCAAGGCCGCGGCGCCCCGGGCCGTCGAACCCCAGGCCGCCGACGAGCCGCGCGCCGCCGAATCGGACCGCCAGCCGAACTGA
- a CDS encoding symmetrical bis(5'-nucleosyl)-tetraphosphatase: MALYLIGDVQGCDDALGRLLDRIDFSASRDTLVLLGDLVNRGPASAAVLRRVQRLGASARSLLGNHDLHLLGVAHGARRAGRKDTIDDILDAPDRAALLDWLRHQRMALHQAIGGRDLLMVHAGVLPQWSVEHALALAAEVEAVLRGPDLGEFVRVMYGNEPDHWHDGLTGAARLRAIVNGLTRLRFCTADGRMDFDTKDSADAPPPGFMPWFDVPGRRTAAATVAFGHWSTLGWISRPDLMATDTGCVWGGCLGAARIGATLDQREHIEVTCEQAQVPGA; encoded by the coding sequence ATGGCACTTTACTTGATCGGCGACGTGCAGGGCTGCGACGACGCCCTGGGCCGCCTCCTCGACCGCATCGACTTCTCCGCGAGCCGCGACACCCTGGTGCTGCTGGGCGACCTCGTCAACCGGGGTCCGGCCTCGGCCGCGGTGCTGCGCCGCGTCCAGCGCCTGGGCGCCTCGGCGCGCAGCCTGCTGGGCAACCACGACCTGCACCTGCTGGGCGTGGCCCACGGCGCGCGCCGCGCCGGCCGCAAGGACACCATCGACGACATCCTCGACGCCCCCGACCGCGCGGCGCTGCTCGACTGGCTGCGCCACCAGCGCATGGCCCTGCACCAGGCCATCGGCGGACGCGACCTGCTGATGGTGCACGCGGGCGTGCTGCCGCAATGGAGCGTCGAGCACGCGCTGGCGCTGGCGGCGGAGGTCGAGGCGGTGCTGCGCGGGCCCGACCTGGGCGAGTTCGTGCGCGTCATGTACGGCAACGAGCCCGATCACTGGCACGATGGGCTCACTGGCGCCGCGCGCCTGCGGGCCATCGTCAACGGCCTCACGCGGCTGCGCTTCTGCACGGCCGACGGGCGCATGGATTTCGACACCAAGGACAGCGCCGACGCGCCACCGCCCGGCTTCATGCCCTGGTTCGACGTGCCGGGCCGCCGCACGGCGGCCGCGACCGTCGCCTTCGGTCACTGGTCGACGCTGGGCTGGATCTCGCGGCCGGACCTGATGGCCACCGACACCGGCTGCGTCTGGGGCGGCTGCCTCGGCGCCGCGCGCATCGGCGCCACGCTCGACCAGCGCGAGCACATCGAAGTGACCTGCGAACAGGCCCAGGTGCCGGGCGCCTGA
- a CDS encoding hemolysin family protein has product MDVFLLALLTTLNALFAMSEMALSTSRRARLAALAETGDTGAAAALRLMEDPTQFLSTVQIGITSIGMLSGIVGEAAFATPLAVWMEQSAGLGAGTASVASTAVVVTCITFFTIIFGELVPKRIGQLYPEPVARFVSRPMRGLATGAKPFVLLLSGATAAILKLLRIDANAARTVTEEEISASLEEGVDAGVIEMHEHQMVRNVFHLDDRRLSSLMVPRADIEWLDAAGTVAQSLQTVADAGALDLVHSWYPVCRGSLDDVVGVISVAHLLRLGPQHVGTIETVAEPAFFVPETLTGMELLEQFRTRAGRLVFVVDEYGVVQGLMAPRDLLEAITGELQPHAVADAWAREREDGAWELDGLMPVSELRARLAIRELPEEERGRYNTLAGLLMSVSGELPVVGERVECAGWTFEVMALDGRRIDRVLAQPGADHGHATRTSTAS; this is encoded by the coding sequence ATGGATGTCTTTCTGCTGGCGTTGCTGACGACGCTCAACGCGTTGTTCGCCATGTCCGAAATGGCCCTGTCCACCAGCCGGCGCGCACGGCTCGCCGCCCTGGCCGAGACCGGTGACACCGGCGCCGCCGCGGCGCTGCGGCTGATGGAGGACCCGACGCAGTTCCTCTCCACCGTGCAGATCGGCATCACGTCCATCGGCATGCTCAGCGGCATCGTGGGCGAGGCGGCGTTCGCGACGCCGCTGGCCGTGTGGATGGAACAGAGCGCCGGCCTGGGAGCCGGCACCGCCAGCGTGGCGTCCACGGCCGTGGTGGTGACCTGCATCACCTTCTTCACAATCATCTTCGGCGAGCTGGTGCCCAAGCGCATCGGCCAGCTCTACCCCGAGCCGGTGGCGCGCTTCGTCTCGCGGCCGATGCGCGGGCTGGCCACCGGCGCCAAGCCCTTCGTGCTGCTGCTCTCGGGCGCCACCGCCGCGATCCTCAAGCTGCTGCGCATCGATGCCAACGCGGCCCGCACGGTGACCGAGGAGGAAATCTCCGCCAGCCTGGAGGAGGGCGTGGACGCCGGCGTCATCGAGATGCACGAGCACCAGATGGTGCGCAACGTGTTCCATCTCGACGACCGGCGGCTGAGCTCGCTGATGGTGCCGCGCGCCGACATCGAATGGCTCGATGCCGCCGGCACGGTGGCCCAGAGCCTGCAGACGGTGGCCGACGCCGGCGCGCTGGACCTGGTCCATTCCTGGTATCCGGTGTGCCGCGGATCGCTCGACGACGTGGTCGGCGTGATCAGCGTCGCGCACCTGCTGCGCCTGGGGCCGCAGCACGTGGGCACCATCGAGACCGTCGCCGAGCCGGCGTTCTTCGTGCCCGAGACGCTGACCGGCATGGAACTGCTCGAGCAGTTCCGCACCCGCGCCGGTCGACTCGTCTTCGTGGTCGACGAATACGGCGTCGTGCAGGGCCTGATGGCGCCGCGCGACCTGCTCGAGGCCATCACCGGCGAACTCCAGCCCCATGCCGTCGCCGACGCCTGGGCGCGCGAGCGCGAGGACGGCGCCTGGGAGCTCGACGGCCTGATGCCGGTGTCCGAGCTGCGCGCCCGCCTGGCCATCCGCGAACTGCCGGAAGAGGAGCGCGGGCGCTACAACACGCTGGCGGGCCTGCTGATGTCGGTCTCCGGCGAGCTGCCCGTGGTGGGCGAGCGCGTCGAATGCGCCGGCTGGACCTTCGAGGTCATGGCGCTCGACGGTCGGCGCATCGACCGGGTGCTGGCGCAGCCCGGCGCCGACCACGGACACGCCACCCGCACGTCGACGGCGAGCTGA
- a CDS encoding PepSY domain-containing protein, with amino-acid sequence MNSKTIKTWAWVHKWSSLVCTVFMLLLCLTGLPLIFHHEIGHLLGTEVEAPEMPADTPRASLDRVLEVAKAKHPDRVVQFASHAEDDDNLWFVTLTPTPAPTDDFKSVVVDARTAEVLGQPKFDEGFMYVMFKLHVDLFAGLPGKLFLGFMGLLLLVAIVSGVVLYAPFMRKLEFGTVRREKRARLKWLDLHNLLGIVTLVWAFVVGGTGMINTWADLVIKYWQHDQLTALLAPYQGQAPVPVAERGSLQRSLEVAQARAPGTKLSFIAFPGTSFSSPHHNTFFLRGDEPFTSKLLQPVLVDARTAEVTASPKLPWYLTALLVSQPLHFGDYGGLPMQILWALLDIATIVVLGSGLYLWWKRRSGVPAARAGHASRPAGDVSAPPSAQPAPALKVRA; translated from the coding sequence ATGAACAGCAAGACGATCAAGACCTGGGCCTGGGTCCACAAGTGGAGCAGCCTGGTCTGCACCGTATTCATGCTGCTGCTGTGCCTGACCGGCCTGCCGCTCATCTTCCATCACGAGATCGGGCACCTGCTGGGCACCGAGGTGGAGGCGCCCGAGATGCCGGCGGACACGCCGCGCGCGAGCCTCGACCGCGTCCTCGAGGTGGCGAAGGCCAAGCATCCCGACCGCGTGGTGCAGTTCGCCTCGCACGCGGAGGACGACGACAACCTGTGGTTCGTCACCCTCACGCCGACGCCGGCGCCCACCGACGACTTCAAGTCGGTGGTGGTGGACGCGCGCACCGCCGAGGTGCTGGGCCAGCCGAAGTTCGACGAGGGCTTCATGTACGTGATGTTCAAGCTGCACGTCGACCTGTTCGCGGGGCTGCCAGGCAAGCTGTTCCTGGGCTTCATGGGCCTGCTGCTGCTGGTGGCGATCGTCTCGGGCGTGGTGCTCTACGCGCCGTTCATGCGCAAGCTCGAGTTCGGCACGGTGCGACGCGAGAAGCGCGCGCGCCTGAAGTGGCTCGACCTGCACAACCTGCTGGGCATCGTCACGCTGGTGTGGGCCTTCGTGGTGGGCGGCACCGGCATGATCAACACCTGGGCCGACCTGGTCATCAAGTACTGGCAGCACGACCAGCTGACCGCGCTGCTGGCACCCTACCAGGGGCAGGCCCCGGTGCCGGTGGCCGAGCGCGGCTCGCTGCAGCGCTCGCTCGAGGTGGCGCAGGCGCGCGCGCCGGGCACCAAGCTGTCGTTCATCGCGTTCCCGGGCACCTCCTTCTCCAGCCCGCACCACAACACCTTCTTCCTGCGCGGCGACGAGCCGTTCACGTCGAAGCTGCTGCAGCCGGTGCTGGTCGATGCCCGCACGGCCGAGGTGACGGCGTCGCCGAAGCTGCCGTGGTACCTCACGGCGCTGCTGGTGTCCCAGCCGCTGCACTTCGGCGACTACGGCGGCCTGCCGATGCAGATCCTGTGGGCGTTGCTCGACATCGCCACGATCGTGGTGCTGGGCAGCGGGCTGTACCTGTGGTGGAAGCGCCGCAGCGGTGTGCCGGCGGCACGGGCCGGCCATGCGTCGCGCCCGGCGGGCGACGTGTCGGCACCGCCCTCGGCGCAGCCGGCGCCGGCCCTGAAGGTGCGCGCGTGA
- a CDS encoding TRAP transporter large permease, giving the protein MTIPLLILCVSFTLFLLLGVPVAFSIGLSALATLAYEGLPLAVGFQQMTSGMGIFSFLAIPFFIFAGELMLYGGIADRIVDFARSIVGHVRGGLGMSNVVACTLFGGVSGSPVADVSAMGAVMIPMMKKEGYHADYAVNVTTHAALVGALMPTSHNLIIYSLAAGGKVSIAALILAALLPAAILTISNLAAAYLVAVKRGYPAGTFPGWAIVARSFAAALPGLFIVVLILGGILSGIFTATESAAVAVLYALALTVLVYRSIKWEHFIKAASKAVRTTGVILLLIGISSTFGYLISLYGVAELTGQMLSQITTTPWLIFLMINVILFVLGTFLDMAATILLCTPIFLPIAQQYGMTSVQFGIVLLINCALGLNTPPVGTTQFVGCAIGGVSVGTVMRTIWPFYGALVFALALVTFVPAFSTWLPSMFMAVR; this is encoded by the coding sequence ATGACCATCCCTCTCCTGATCCTGTGCGTGTCGTTCACGCTGTTCCTGCTGCTGGGCGTGCCCGTGGCGTTCTCCATCGGGCTGTCCGCGCTCGCCACGCTCGCCTACGAGGGCCTGCCCCTGGCCGTGGGCTTCCAGCAGATGACCTCGGGCATGGGCATCTTCTCCTTCCTGGCCATCCCGTTCTTCATCTTCGCCGGCGAGCTGATGCTCTACGGGGGCATCGCTGACCGCATCGTGGACTTCGCGCGCTCGATCGTGGGCCACGTGCGAGGCGGCCTGGGCATGTCCAACGTGGTGGCCTGCACGCTGTTCGGCGGCGTCTCCGGCTCCCCCGTGGCCGACGTCTCGGCCATGGGCGCGGTGATGATTCCGATGATGAAGAAGGAGGGCTATCACGCCGACTACGCGGTCAACGTGACCACTCACGCCGCCCTCGTGGGCGCGCTCATGCCCACCAGCCACAACCTGATCATCTACTCGCTGGCCGCCGGCGGGAAGGTCTCCATCGCCGCGCTGATCCTGGCCGCGCTGCTGCCCGCGGCCATCCTCACCATCAGCAACCTCGCCGCGGCCTACCTGGTGGCCGTCAAGCGCGGCTACCCCGCGGGCACCTTCCCCGGCTGGGCGATCGTCGCGCGGTCGTTCGCCGCGGCGCTGCCCGGCCTGTTCATCGTCGTGCTGATCCTGGGGGGCATCCTCTCGGGCATCTTCACGGCCACCGAGTCGGCCGCCGTGGCCGTGCTCTACGCGCTCGCCCTCACGGTGCTCGTCTACCGCAGCATCAAGTGGGAGCACTTCATCAAGGCGGCCTCCAAGGCCGTGCGCACCACCGGGGTCATCCTGCTGCTCATCGGCATCTCCAGCACCTTCGGCTACCTCATCAGCCTCTACGGCGTGGCCGAGCTCACCGGGCAGATGCTCTCCCAGATCACCACCACCCCGTGGCTGATCTTCCTGATGATCAACGTCATCCTGTTCGTGCTGGGCACCTTCCTGGACATGGCCGCCACCATCTTGCTGTGCACGCCGATCTTCCTGCCCATCGCCCAGCAGTACGGCATGACCTCCGTGCAGTTCGGCATCGTGCTGCTGATCAACTGCGCCCTCGGGCTGAACACCCCCCCCGTGGGCACCACCCAGTTCGTGGGCTGCGCCATCGGAGGGGTCTCCGTGGGCACCGTCATGCGCACCATCTGGCCCTTCTACGGCGCCCTCGTCTTCGCCCTCGCCCTCGTCACCTTCGTCCCCGCCTTCTCCACCTGGCTGCCCAGCATGTTCATGGCGGTCCGGTAG
- a CDS encoding TRAP transporter small permease has product MYTKLCRALARLCMWLGIVGLIAVICAVSWQVFGRYVLNNTPTWAESLALLLVIYVTMFGVAVGVRDAGHIGLESFLVLAPDWLRLKMEFLIHGLVLVFGAVMAWNCALLAESVWDYRLPTLWISEGWKYVPATIAGVLIVMFSIEHIIALAKGREVEPAWA; this is encoded by the coding sequence ATGTACACCAAGCTTTGCCGCGCGCTCGCGCGCCTGTGCATGTGGCTGGGCATCGTCGGGCTCATCGCGGTGATCTGCGCGGTGAGCTGGCAGGTGTTCGGCCGCTACGTCCTGAACAACACCCCCACCTGGGCGGAGAGCCTGGCGCTGCTGCTGGTGATCTACGTGACCATGTTCGGCGTGGCCGTGGGCGTGCGCGACGCGGGCCACATCGGGCTGGAGTCGTTCCTGGTGCTCGCGCCGGACTGGCTGCGCCTGAAGATGGAGTTCCTCATCCATGGGCTGGTGCTGGTCTTCGGCGCGGTCATGGCGTGGAACTGCGCCCTCTTGGCCGAGTCGGTGTGGGACTACCGGCTGCCCACCCTGTGGATCTCCGAGGGCTGGAAGTACGTGCCCGCGACGATCGCCGGCGTGCTCATCGTCATGTTCTCCATCGAGCACATCATCGCGCTGGCCAAGGGCCGCGAAGTCGAACCCGCCTGGGCCTGA
- a CDS encoding TRAP transporter substrate-binding protein yields MKSHRFNLIALAACACAAFASLTAQATEFRSADIHPDDYPTVTAVKFMGERLKALSGGKHSIKVFNNSALGNEKDTIEQTKIGALQMVRVNIAPMNNICAETQVPTMPFLFRSVDHLHKVLDGPIGEDILKSCEKQGFVGLAYYDSGARSMFTAKRAVRSFADMKGLKVRVQQSDLWVTMLEAMGANATPMPMGEVYTGLKTGLIDAAENNYPTYESARAFEVAKYYTKTEHSMAPEMLLFSKRAWDRLSAEEQGWIRQAAKESVPYMRKQWEAREVKSLATVKAGGAEIIEIDKAPFQAAMKPVYDKFITDDKLKDLVKRVQDTK; encoded by the coding sequence ATGAAATCGCATCGATTCAACCTGATCGCGCTGGCCGCCTGTGCCTGCGCCGCCTTCGCCAGCCTGACCGCCCAGGCGACGGAGTTCCGCTCGGCGGACATCCACCCGGACGACTACCCGACGGTGACGGCGGTGAAGTTCATGGGTGAGCGGCTCAAGGCGCTGTCCGGGGGCAAGCATTCGATCAAGGTGTTCAACAACTCCGCGCTGGGCAACGAGAAGGACACGATCGAGCAGACCAAGATCGGGGCGCTGCAGATGGTGCGGGTGAACATCGCGCCGATGAACAACATCTGCGCGGAGACCCAGGTGCCCACGATGCCGTTCCTGTTCCGCTCGGTGGACCACCTGCACAAGGTGCTCGACGGCCCGATCGGCGAGGACATCCTCAAGAGCTGCGAGAAGCAGGGCTTCGTGGGGCTGGCCTACTACGACAGCGGCGCGCGCTCGATGTTCACGGCCAAGCGGGCGGTGCGCAGCTTCGCCGACATGAAGGGGCTGAAGGTGCGGGTGCAGCAGTCGGACCTGTGGGTGACGATGCTCGAGGCGATGGGGGCGAACGCCACGCCCATGCCCATGGGGGAGGTCTACACGGGCCTGAAGACCGGGCTGATCGACGCGGCGGAGAACAACTACCCGACGTACGAGAGCGCGCGCGCCTTCGAGGTGGCCAAGTACTACACCAAGACCGAGCACTCGATGGCCCCGGAGATGCTCCTGTTCTCCAAGCGCGCCTGGGACCGGCTCTCCGCCGAGGAGCAGGGCTGGATCCGCCAGGCGGCCAAGGAGTCGGTGCCCTACATGCGCAAGCAGTGGGAGGCGCGCGAGGTGAAGTCGCTCGCCACCGTGAAGGCCGGGGGCGCGGAGATCATCGAGATCGACAAGGCGCCGTTCCAGGCGGCGATGAAGCCGGTGTATGACAAGTTCATCACCGACGACAAGCTCAAGGACCTGGTCAAGCGCGTGCAGGACACCAAGTAA